The Streptococcus sp. DTU_2020_1001019_1_SI_AUS_MUR_006 sequence AACGTTTTATCAAACGAGAAGAAGAAAAAGCTCGTAAGGAAGCAGAGGAACAGGAAAGACTAGAAAAAGAACAAGCAGAGCAAGCCTTGTTGGATATACCTCCTGTTGATATGGAAACTGGCGAGATTTTAGAAGCTACCCCTGTTCACTTTGATGATTTACCACCCCTTCCAGAGGAAGAATGGGTAGAACCTGAAATTATTCTCCCTCAAGCAGATTATGAAGTTCCTAGCGAAGTTGATATTCCAGAGGAAGATGAGTTCTTAGAGGATGAGGATGTTGAGGTAGATTTTTCTGCTAAAAAAGCTTTAGAGTACAAACTTCCAAGCTTGCAACTTTTTGCACCCGATAAGCCCAAAGACCAGTCCAAGGAAAAGAAAATCGTTCGCGAAAATATCAAGATTTTGGAAGAAACCTTTGCGAGTTTCGGTATTAAGGTAACGGTTGAACGTGCTGAAATCGGTCCATCGGTTACCAAGTACGAAGTCAAGCCAGCCGTTGGTGTTCGGGTCAATCGCATTTCCAATCTAGCAGATGACTTGGCTCTGGCCTTGGCTGCAAAAGATGTCCGTATCGAAGCTCCAATTCCTGGGAAATCCTTAGTCGGGATTGAAGTGCCTAACTCAGAGATAGCGACAGTCTCCTTCCGAGAGCTCTGGGAACAATCGCAAACTAAACCTGAAAATCTGCTAGAAATTCCCCTTGGCAAAGCTGTCAATGGTACAGCTCGTAGTTTTGACCTAGCTAAAATGCCTCACTTGCTAGTGGCTGGTTCGACAGGTTCTGGTAAATCTGTTGCAGTCAATGGTATTATTGCAAGTATTCTCATGAAGGCGCGTCCAGACCAAGTTAAGTTTATGATGGTGGATCCGAAGATGGTTGAGTTGTCAGTCTATAATGATATTCCTCATCTTTTGATTCCAGTTGTGACGAATCCACGTAAGGCCAGCAAGGCCCTTCAAAAAGTTGTGGATGAGATGGAAAATCGTTATGAACTCTTTGCCAAAATTGGCGTTCGTAATATTGCTGGTTTCAATGCTAAGGTGGAGGAATTCAACGCTCAATCTGAGTATAAACAAGTACCTCTTCCTTTGATTGTCGTGATTGTCGATGAGTTAGCTGACCTCATGATGGTAGCCAGCAAGGAAGTAGAAGATGCTATTATCCGTCTTGGACAGAAGGCGCGTGCAGCTGGTATTCATATGATTCTTGCGACGCAGCGTCCTTCAGTGGATGTTATCTCTGGTCTGATTAAGGCCAATGTGCCGTCTCGTGTAGCTTTTGCTGTATCTTCTGGAACGGATTCTCGAACTATCTTAGATGAAAATGGTGCTGAGAAACTCCTGGGTCGAGGCGATATGCTCTTCAAGCCAATCGATGAAAACCATCCTGTTCGTCTGCAAGGTTCTTTTATCTCGGATGATGATGTGGAGCGTATTGTTAGCTTTATCAAGGCTCAAGCAGATGCTGACTATGATGAAAGCTTTGATCCTGGAGAGGTTTCTGAGACAGAAGGTGAGTCTGGCACAGGAGATGAAGGTGGAGATCCGCTATTTGAAGAAGCCAAGGCTTTGGTTATTGAAACTCAAAAAGCGAGCGCATCCATGATTCAACGTCGATTATCAGTTGGTTTTAACCGAGCAACTCGCTTGATGGAAGAATTAGAGATGGCTGGAGTTATCGGACCTGCAGAAGGAACGAAGCCGCGAAAGGTTTTACAACAATAAAAAACGTAAAAAAAGTATAAAAATGCATGGAAACTTTATTAAAAAGTTGGTCAAAATTGGTCTAACTTTTTAGATAGAGTTTCCTTTTTTATAGCGATTTCTTTAGAAATAAGGCCATCTGAAAATCGTTTCAGACTTGCCCAATAATTGGATTTTACTTTTACTAGTTTTACCTATTAAACTATTGATTTTTCAAACTGTTTTTGATATATTAAATTGGTATAGAAAAAATTATATGTTTATCCAGAAGTGTTTAAAAATTGAGGAGGATATTTTTTTAAAACAAAATGCAAACGCTTACTTGATAAACTGAAAGGAACAAAAAAACCGATGGATAAAGGATTATTTGAAAAACGTTGCAAATATAGTATTCGGAAATTTTCATTAGGGGTTGCTTCTGTCATGATTGGTGCAGCTTTCTTTGGAACTAGCACTGTTCTCGCAGATTCTGGACAAACAGGTTCAACAGCGAATATGCCAGCTGATTTGGCGGCAGCTCTTGCCAATGCTAAAGAGGATGATGGGCATGACTTTGAAGCGCCAAAACCTGGTGAAGATCAGGGTTCTCCTGAAGTAACTGAAGGACCAAAAACTGAAGAAGAATTGCTGGCAAAAGAAAAAGAAACTGCAACTGCAACAAGCTCAGCAGCTTCAGATACTCTTCCTGAAGAACTACGTGGAAAACTTGATAAGGCTGAAGAAAATGGCCGCACTGCCTCAAAAGAAGAACTAGAAAAAGAAGATAAAAGCTTAGTCCCAGAAGATGTTGCTAAAACAAAAAATGGGGTATTAAACTACGGTGCGACTGTCGAAATTAAAAGTGCTGCAGGGCTTGGTAGTGGTATCGTTATCGGGGAAAATCTCGTTTTGTCTGTTTCTCATAACTTTATCAAAGATGTTCCAGATGGCAATAATCGTAAAGTAGCTGATAATGTTGAAAGTGATGACGATGTTTATACAGTTTCTTACAAAGGGGCACCGGACGTCAAATTCAGTAAGAATGATGTGAAACACTGGGATCGTGAAGGTTTCCTAAAAGGTTATAAAAATGACTTAGCCAT is a genomic window containing:
- a CDS encoding DNA translocase FtsK, translated to MANKNTSKTRRRPSKAELERKQAIQRMLISLVIAFCLMFAALKLGAVGLTLYNLIRLLVGSLAYLVIFVVLVYLFFFKWIRKQEGLISGFLCIFSGLLLIFEAYLVWKYGLEQAVLKGTLAQVLTDLTGFRVTSFAGGGLLGVALYIPVAFLFSNIGTYFIGAILILIGALLVSPWSVYDVADFLGARFALWMERREQKKQERFIKREEEKARKEAEEQERLEKEQAEQALLDIPPVDMETGEILEATPVHFDDLPPLPEEEWVEPEIILPQADYEVPSEVDIPEEDEFLEDEDVEVDFSAKKALEYKLPSLQLFAPDKPKDQSKEKKIVRENIKILEETFASFGIKVTVERAEIGPSVTKYEVKPAVGVRVNRISNLADDLALALAAKDVRIEAPIPGKSLVGIEVPNSEIATVSFRELWEQSQTKPENLLEIPLGKAVNGTARSFDLAKMPHLLVAGSTGSGKSVAVNGIIASILMKARPDQVKFMMVDPKMVELSVYNDIPHLLIPVVTNPRKASKALQKVVDEMENRYELFAKIGVRNIAGFNAKVEEFNAQSEYKQVPLPLIVVIVDELADLMMVASKEVEDAIIRLGQKARAAGIHMILATQRPSVDVISGLIKANVPSRVAFAVSSGTDSRTILDENGAEKLLGRGDMLFKPIDENHPVRLQGSFISDDDVERIVSFIKAQADADYDESFDPGEVSETEGESGTGDEGGDPLFEEAKALVIETQKASASMIQRRLSVGFNRATRLMEELEMAGVIGPAEGTKPRKVLQQ